Genomic DNA from bacterium:
AGCACCCTGCTTGTTTCGCAGTCATAAGAAATCCACGAATCACCGAAATCTGTTGTCTTTAATAATATTCCTTCAACATCAAGTCCACCAGCCATTTGTCCACCAACAGCATAGCCAATATTACCATTGCCTGCCTGGATAAAATTAATTGAATAGAGCGGAATATTAGTCCCACTTGTTAAAGCTGACCAATTATTTCCTCCATTCGTTGTTTTAACTATAGTGCCATGATCACCAACTGCAATTCCGATATTAGAATTAGTTAAGTATATGGAATTTAAATCGAAAGACACTCCACTGATCTGATTTATCCAGCTTTCTCCACCGTTCGTAGTTTTCAGAATTATGCCACCAGCTCCAACTGCCAAACCATTATTGATATCTGAAAAATAAACTCCTAAAAGATTTGCACTTGTCCCACTATTTTTACTAACCCAGTTTTCTCCATTGTTTGTTGACTTCAAAATCTTTCCAGTATCGCCGACGATAAAACCAAAGTGTTGATCTGGAAAGATAATAGAATTTAGTCTGTAAGAAGTGCCGCTGGTTTTTACCAACCAATCTTCGCCCCCGTTTAATGTTTGAACAATTCTACCATCGTTCCCAACTGCATAACCTGTATCCGCATTTAAAAAGCAAACAGAGCGCAAAGAACTTGAGGTTCCACTTACTTTTAAATCCCAATTAGAACCGCCATTTGTCGTTTTGAGAATTGTTCCATTATCTCCTACTACATAACCTGTAAAAGCATCATAATCAAAAAAAACGGATGACAAATTCACTATTGGCCCTGTAACTTTATTTGTCCAGTTTACACCAGCATTCGTAGTTTTAAGAATAGTTCCAAACTTACCCACTATAAATCCTGTAGTTGAATCGATAAATATTATGCAGATAAGTTGATTCCAAGTTCCCAAATTTTGTATTAACCAGTTATTTCCCCCATCAGTTGTCCTGGCATACATTCCGTCCATTCCAACTGCGTGACCATCAAATTCGTTACTAAAAAAAATCCTCGGAATACTCATACCTATATCACTGTTTTGAATGTACCAATTATTTCCCCCATCTGTAGTTTTTAGAAGTCCGCCATAATCTCCGGATATGAATCCAATACTATCATTGACAAAAGAAATTGACAATAACTTTTCATTAATAGGACTTGGCAATAAAATCCACGTTGAACCATAATCAGTAGTTTTAAGAATTGTTCCGCCCCACCCAGCAATGATACCGGTACTGTCGTTTTTAAAATAGACGGTTTGAAGAGTGTTAGTCGTACCACTGGTTAGAGAGAACCAATCATTCCCTCCATTCGTTGTTTTAACAATTATACCATTTAATGCTGTTGCATATCCTGTGTTCTCATTAGTAAAGAACACGGACCCCAAATGGATACTACTGGAAATCGATATATTCATCCAGTCTGTACCACTATTTGTTGTTTTATAGATTGAGCCATAAGCGCCTACCGTATACCCTAAATTGTCATTTAAAAAAAATACTGAGCGCAAAGTATAATCCGAAAGATCTATATTTTCCCAATCATCACCACAATTTGTCGTTTTAATTATAGCTCCTTTAAATCCTACAGCATAACCGGTATTTTCATCTGTAAAACAGATTGATGTAAGTGTATTTGCTTGAGGTGAAGGATTTTGCCAAAACCATTGTGCGTATGAATTTGAGGTTAGAATGAGCATCATAAAAAATAAGGCGAAAGCATTTTTCATTTTTATTCCCCTTAAAAAGTTGAAAAGTGTAGAGTTTTTTAGTAAGATCAATTTTTTCATTCAATGATTAGTTTCTAACTAACAATTAAAAATAATTACTATATGGATAACAAAAATAAAGCCTGAAAATATCAGGCTTTTTTAGATTTAATGGATTAAATGGTTGATAAAATTACTTTTGAAGTATCATTTTACCTGAAAGAAATTTATCTGAAACTCTCAAAGTATAGAAATAAATTCCGCTTGAAAGTGAACTTCCATCAAACTCAACTTCGTACTCACCAGCAGGTTTTTCTTCATTAACTAGAGTTTCGATTTCATTGCCTAGAACATCATAGATTTTTATCATTACAAAACTTTGATTGGGAATATTATATTTTATTTTTGTTACCGGATTGAATGGGTTGGGGTAGTTTTGAGACAATGAAAAATCGTTAGGAATATTTGAATTTGTAGATTCTACATTTACAATTGTATAGTATATATGAATACTTTGACAGATTATTGCAATTTTAAATCCATCGGGATTGTTTATGATTATTGGAGTATCTCCTGGTTCCCAAATTGACCCGTTCCATAATTCAGCATTACAACTTTCAAAATAATTCCAGATGTATGTATAATCTTTTTTAACATCATTCACCCAAACACTACCATTCCAAATTTGTTCTAATTGTTGAATCTGGTTGCCTATTTCATCATTCATTATCTTTAATAGTAAATAATCCTCAAATTGAATTCCTGTCCAAAGTTGTGCAATAGCATAATTAAGAAATGTTGTTAAAGAGTCGTAATAAAATGAAGTTCTCCAGTAATTCTGCCAATCATTGCCTTCCCAAATTTGAAATAGTAACGAGTCTCGTCTATTTTCAGTAGAATAATAACTAAAATCTCTACCTGAATTAATCCATTGATTATTCTCCCATAATTCTATCAATGAAGTTATTTGCCTGCCTGCCTGATCATAAGTGTAAGTTATTCTTTCTTCATTTTCCCAATTACTCAAAATGTAAGTTTGAATTGTTGTTGAAATCAGGTTATTATCCTGATTATACTCAGATAGGATTTGAAGTGAACTATCCCAAGTCGTATTATTCCAATCGAAGTAAATTTCTCTTATCAAATTTCCAATTGTATCATAGAAATATTCGTCCTTCCCTACTAAGTGCCAATTACCATTTAGATCATTATTGAATTCTGTTCTTTCAACTATTTTATCATCAATATTGTATTCAAAGAAAAATTTAATTTTAGCACCGGTCACAGACTCGGATATCAGACTATCTATCAGATAATTTTCTCTCACTGATTGTTTAAATCTTGATTCATTTATTATCATATTTAACTCTTGTCTTAACTTTTGAGCAGGGTCATCATTCATTTGTGTTAAAAAAGGAATTAATAGTGTCTTTTCAGAATGAAAAATATTATCCTGCTGTGCAAACAGAGTAGCCAGCATACTAAAAATCAGGAGAGATATTTTAAGGGTTCGCATTTTTTTACTCCAATAAAATTAAGTTTGAAGTTTTTATTTCAACAAAATCATCTTCCTCGTCTCGATAAAATTATCTGCTTGAAGTCTATAAAAATAAATTCCACTTGGAAGATTCGTACCGTCAAACTCAACTTCATAAACTCCGGGCTGTTTCTCTTCATTAACAAGTGTTACAATTTCTCTTCCAAGCACATCATAAATTTTCAGGCTTACGTTTCCCGTCTCTCGTCTTACGTTTTGCGGTATGCTGTATTTTATTTTTGTAACCGGGTTAAATGGGTTGGGGTAGTTTTGAGAAAGTGAGAACTCATTTGCAAATGGTATTTCTACTTCTACTATTTGTGAATACTCAAACGTACCGTCGTAGTCAATTTGTTTTAGTTTATATTGATACTTGCCCGGATTAACATTGTTATCTGTAAATGCGTAATGCTGAGTTTCTGTTGTTGTTCCGTGTCCGGGAACAAATCCTATTTTATTCCATTCATTGTTGTTATTCGGAGCCGAGCGAAGAATCTCAAACCCGGAGTTGTTTGTTTCTGTTACGGTTGACCAGTTAAGTTCTACTTTATCCTTATACACTTCTGCTATGAATGAAGTAAGTTCAACCGGAACACCACCATTGTATGAATGAAGAATAATTTCAAAACTACCTGCTATCCAAAGTTCATCCGTCTCGCAATGTGCAATTGAATGTAATTCATTATAGATATCATCTTCCTGTAATATCCAGCTAATTCCTCCATCCGTTGTATACCAAATTTGTCCAAATCTTCCAGCGACCCAACCGACATTTTCATTTCTGAAATAAACATCATTAAAAACATAAAATGGAATATCAAGTTGAAGAGCCCATGTGCTACCACCATCCGTTGTTTTCAATATACTTCCTGTTCCATTCGTTGTTCCATCCACAAGCCATCCTAAATTTTCATTTAAAAAGAATATTGAAGTGAAACTATGATTCCCAGGGATGGATAATGGCTGCCAAGATGATCCTCCATCTGTCGTTTTAATCAAAGTAGTATAAGAGCCTGCTGCCCATCCATAATTACCATTCAAAAAGAAAATAGAAAATAACCAACGAGTGGTTCCAGTATTTAACTGAAACCAATTATCACCACCATTTGTGGTCCTCAGTACAATCCCGTGATTTCCAGCAGTCCAGCCAGTATCATTATTTATAAAGTAAATCGATCGAAGCGGTGTTGATATTCCACTATTCTGTTGTATCCATATATTTCCTCCATCGGATGAATGTATTATTTCTCCATCATAACCAGAAGCCCAAATATGTTGTGAATCGGAGAACGAGACGGAAAGTAATGCCCATGAAGAAGAGCTATTTATGTATGATTCCCAATTCTGTCCACCGTTTGATGTTACAAATATTTTACCTCCCAAGCCTACAGCAACTCCATTATTGTGATCGGCAAAGTCTATGGAATACATGTCCTTATTTTCTTCACCAGAGATTGTAATCCACTCTTGTCCTGCATTAGTAGTCTTTATTATGGTACCTCCAGAACCGACGACCCAACAATCATTTTGTCCTATTAAAGAAATTGAATATAAATTTTCGTCT
This window encodes:
- a CDS encoding T9SS type A sorting domain-containing protein codes for the protein MHTLKISLLVFILSITISAQWEWQNPVPPGNSLFSVEIINTTIGFAVGDESMILKTTDGGNTWIMKDVGQYSYLVDVEFINENTGWVLDFYYGNIFKTIDSGESWSLVADLEDYTYWDMYFINNSVGWLSGQGYIYKTTNGGSNWIYQFSNSDYSISSLFFLNEQSGWAIAHDFNTYSTVVLATTNGGNYWEVFPQLNIPDIQSAYFLDNVTGYAVGSNGTLSGNGGYFWKTTDGGATWDTLMVGIRCSDIKFANTLVGYAVGVEGKIFKTSNGGAGWSSLVSGIDENLYSISLIGQNDCWVVGSGGTIIKTTNAGQEWITISGEENKDMYSIDFADHNNGVAVGLGGKIFVTSNGGQNWESYINSSSSWALLSVSFSDSQHIWASGYDGEIIHSSDGGNIWIQQNSGISTPLRSIYFINNDTGWTAGNHGIVLRTTNGGDNWFQLNTGTTRWLFSIFFLNGNYGWAAGSYTTLIKTTDGGSSWQPLSIPGNHSFTSIFFLNENLGWLVDGTTNGTGSILKTTDGGSTWALQLDIPFYVFNDVYFRNENVGWVAGRFGQIWYTTDGGISWILQEDDIYNELHSIAHCETDELWIAGSFEIILHSYNGGVPVELTSFIAEVYKDKVELNWSTVTETNNSGFEILRSAPNNNNEWNKIGFVPGHGTTTETQHYAFTDNNVNPGKYQYKLKQIDYDGTFEYSQIVEVEIPFANEFSLSQNYPNPFNPVTKIKYSIPQNVRRETGNVSLKIYDVLGREIVTLVNEEKQPGVYEVEFDGTNLPSGIYFYRLQADNFIETRKMILLK
- a CDS encoding T9SS type A sorting domain-containing protein yields the protein MKNAFALFFMMLILTSNSYAQWFWQNPSPQANTLTSICFTDENTGYAVGFKGAIIKTTNCGDDWENIDLSDYTLRSVFFLNDNLGYTVGAYGSIYKTTNSGTDWMNISISSSIHLGSVFFTNENTGYATALNGIIVKTTNGGNDWFSLTSGTTNTLQTVYFKNDSTGIIAGWGGTILKTTDYGSTWILLPSPINEKLLSISFVNDSIGFISGDYGGLLKTTDGGNNWYIQNSDIGMSIPRIFFSNEFDGHAVGMDGMYARTTDGGNNWLIQNLGTWNQLICIIFIDSTTGFIVGKFGTILKTTNAGVNWTNKVTGPIVNLSSVFFDYDAFTGYVVGDNGTILKTTNGGSNWDLKVSGTSSSLRSVCFLNADTGYAVGNDGRIVQTLNGGEDWLVKTSGTSYRLNSIIFPDQHFGFIVGDTGKILKSTNNGENWVSKNSGTSANLLGVYFSDINNGLAVGAGGIILKTTNGGESWINQISGVSFDLNSIYLTNSNIGIAVGDHGTIVKTTNGGNNWSALTSGTNIPLYSINFIQAGNGNIGYAVGGQMAGGLDVEGILLKTTDFGDSWISYDCETSRVLHSVYFQDENIGYTVGEGGTILKTINGGVPVELTAFTATINGNKVILNWATATETNSKGFEIERKSSDNNFESIGYVSGYGTTTEAKSYSFTDENVNPGSFKYRLKQIDFDGSFNYSDIIEVEVSGPTEFTLDQNYPNPFNPSTTIRYEISERGFVTIKVYDVLGKEVGTLINEEKTAGSYEVEFDGSSLTSGIYLYQLKASHYVETKKMILMK
- a CDS encoding T9SS type A sorting domain-containing protein, producing the protein MRTLKISLLIFSMLATLFAQQDNIFHSEKTLLIPFLTQMNDDPAQKLRQELNMIINESRFKQSVRENYLIDSLISESVTGAKIKFFFEYNIDDKIVERTEFNNDLNGNWHLVGKDEYFYDTIGNLIREIYFDWNNTTWDSSLQILSEYNQDNNLISTTIQTYILSNWENEERITYTYDQAGRQITSLIELWENNQWINSGRDFSYYSTENRRDSLLFQIWEGNDWQNYWRTSFYYDSLTTFLNYAIAQLWTGIQFEDYLLLKIMNDEIGNQIQQLEQIWNGSVWVNDVKKDYTYIWNYFESCNAELWNGSIWEPGDTPIIINNPDGFKIAIICQSIHIYYTIVNVESTNSNIPNDFSLSQNYPNPFNPVTKIKYNIPNQSFVMIKIYDVLGNEIETLVNEEKPAGEYEVEFDGSSLSSGIYFYTLRVSDKFLSGKMILQK